The genomic stretch AGGGTCAAAAAAACTGTAAACCATGGAAAGGCCATCCGGCAGCCTGTCCGTCAGGCAACAGCCCAGCAGCCGGTCCTCACCATCTTCTGATACCTGGCGATATTCCAGAACAAGCGTATCGACAGAAGTCTGCTCAATCATGCTTGTGTAATCCAGCACTGTCATGTCGGACATACCGCCATCTGCGTGCCGGGCATCCAGATAGGCGCGTAGGATCGAAAACTGCTCGCTTGTCGCTTCCGGAGCCGCGTTCACCCGGATGACATCACGGTTTTTATTGCGGATGCGCTGCCAGGATTTCCCGAGACTGAAATCTTCTGCCACGACCCGAACAGGCTTGCAGGCCGAACATGTGTCACATGCTGGCAGGTAAACGATATTCTGGGAACGGCGAAAGCCGCGTTGTGTAAGCAGGGCATTCAACTGGGGGGCTGCAGGCCCAGACAGAAAGGAAAAGACCTTTCGCTCCTTGCGCCCGTGCAAATAAGGGCAGGGGGAAGGAGAGGTCAGGTAAAATTCCGTCCGGGAGTGTTCGAAAGGTTTGGTCACGCTGTAGATACTCTGCTCATGCGCTAATACGCTATGAAATGCCGCTTTGGACGGCAAGGTGTATTATCTGTTTAAGGGGCTGTTGCAAAAGACATGCTGCTTTCACGATGAACCTTGAAAAAATCTAAAGAAGCCCGGTCATGCGGAAATAAATTGGGGCCACGATCGTATAAACCACCCAGAGAATTAGGATCAGCGGGATCCCGATCGTCAGGAAATCCCTGAACTTATAGTGTCCGGGTGCCATGACCAGCAGATTGGTCTGGTATGCAACGGGCGTCGCAAAAGAGCAGTTGGCCCCGAAGATCACCGTCAGCAGCAAAATAAGCGGATCAATTTCTGCCGCAACGGCTGCGTTGACAGCAATCGGCGTGAACAGAACCGCTGTGGCGTTATTGGAAAGTACGTTGGTGAGGGCGGCAGAAAGAATAAAAAACAGTGAGATCAGCAGTATCGGACCGCCCACCTGCGCCATAGACACAAGCCAGCCGCCGATCATCGCAGCACCGCCGGTCATCTCGAGAGAAATCCCCATAGCCAATGCCGACCCGATCAACAGAAAGATGCGTCTGTCTATAGCGCGTGATGCCTGGCGCACATTGAGGCAACCAGCTGCCACCATCAGTGTCGCGCCCAGAAAGGCTGAAATGGCAATCGGGAAAAGGCCGAGCGCCGCAGTGCCAACGACCATCGAAAAAATCATCGCAGCCCTGCGTGCTCTGCCAGGTTCCGGCAGGCCGGTCATCGACCACTCAAGCAGCACAATATCCTTGTCTGTCCTCAGGGCGCGCACATCTTTTATGTCTCCCAGCAACAGCAGCACGTCACCGGCTTCGAGCCGAATTGAATGCATCTGGGACCGGATCATCCTGCTACGACGCTGGATACCCAGAATCACACAGTTGGTCTGATACCGGAAGCCTATCTGGGCGATGGTGCGTCCGATCATGCGCGAACCAGGCGCGACAATGGCTTCCACCATGGTCAGTTCACCCCCGGCATTGTTGTCTTCCTGAATGTCAATCTCGCTCATAACCCCGGCAAGAATATCCGGCTTGGAGCGCAACAGGTTGGTCAGGGCCTTTCGTGTCGCTGCAATAATGACCGTGTCATGCAATCTGAAGACGAAATCATCGTAAGGTGGCAGCATCGCTTCCTCGCGGCGCTGGACCATACGCACCGTCACATCAGGCAGGTCCGGAAAAAGACCTGCCACAGCACCGCGCCCGATCAGCGGATGCCCCCGGCTGATTTCGATCTGGGCGATGAACTGTTTCCCGTCACTCTCGCCCCCATGAACATTCTGGGCGGTACGATCCGGCAGCAACCATCTGCCGGCCGTCATCAGATATATGCCCCCAACGATTGTGAGCACGATACCGATCGGGAACAGGGCGAAGAAATCGATCCTCTGGCCCGTCACATTGGCAAAGGCTTCCACAGCCAGAAGGTTTGTGGATGAGCCGATGATCGTCAACATACCGCCAAAAATGGACATAAACGACAGAGGGATCATCAGCCGGGACGTACCCATTTTGCTTTGGGCGGCGATGGCGGCCATGATCGGGATGAACATCACCACAACAGGCGTGTTATTGAGAAATGCGCTGATCAGAACGACAAAAACAAAAACGGCTGCAAGCGCCAGGAAGCTGTGCTTCTCATAGGCATTCACCAGCATTCTGGTGGGAAACTCCAGCGCACCGGACTGAAACATGCCCTGGCCGATGATCAGCAGACCCATGATTGCGAAGAGGGCGGGGCTTGCAAATCCACTCAGCAATATGCCTGAATCCAGCACATTTCTGCCCGCATCATCTTCCACCGGGAAGAAATGAAAGAAAACAAGCAGCATGATGACGGCGCTCGCCGAAACCATTTCCATGGAAAAACGGTCAAGGCTGTAGAGGATCACCATGCTGCCGATGATCAGCATCGTCACCCACATTTGCCAGTCGCTGGTAAGTAATTCCTGCATCATCAATAACTAATCAGATTCTGTGGCTGTAAGCTTGCTTCAATAACATGTCGTGTCTGCAGGTGGGGTCCTGGTACCCGGAGGCGGCCTTTCAGCAGAATATCCCTTGCATCCACATACAGGAGCGTGCTTGACCTTGGATTTGCTGGTTTTTCTGAAAGAAACGGTGAGGCTGAATGAAATCTGATCCTGCTGATCTGAAAAATACGTTTGCCAGATTTGTGACTGGTATAACGATTGTATCCTGCCAACCTGAGGGGCAGGATGTAGAGCCGATAGGGCTGACGGTCAATTCATTCACATCAGTTTCGCTGAATCCGCCACTGGTATTGTGGTGCATTGATAAGTCCTCCAGCGTCTTTGATGCTTTTGCAACGTCAGACAACTATGCCGTGACAGTATTGAAAAGTGATCAGGCGGCACTGTCGGGCCGATTTGCCACTCCTGGTCAGCATGGCTTTGAAGGCCTTGAGACGGAGACGATGGTAACGGGTGCGCCTGTTTTGACAGAGAGGCTGGCAGCATTGGATTGCCGCGTGGAGGCAAGGCACGAGGCAGGGGATCATATGATTCTCATCGGGCGCGTCGTAGAAATCGATTACAGCGATCAGGCCCCGCTCATGTATGTTGGCAGGAGTTACATGGAAGGCCCTGTTATTACAGAGGAAAGCTAAATGAAGTGTGCATTTCTTGGCTTGGGGGTGATGGGGTATCCTATGGCTGGGCATCTGGCAAATGCCGGTCATGAAATGACAGTTTACAATCGTACAGAGGCAAAAACGTCTCAATGGTCACAGGATTACAAAGGCACGGTCGGCAAGACGCCTGAATTGGCCTCTGCAGAGGCAGATGTTGTTTTTGCCTGTGTTG from Parvularcula sp. IMCC14364 encodes the following:
- a CDS encoding arginyltransferase → MTKPFEHSRTEFYLTSPSPCPYLHGRKERKVFSFLSGPAAPQLNALLTQRGFRRSQNIVYLPACDTCSACKPVRVVAEDFSLGKSWQRIRNKNRDVIRVNAAPEATSEQFSILRAYLDARHADGGMSDMTVLDYTSMIEQTSVDTLVLEYRQVSEDGEDRLLGCCLTDRLPDGLSMVYSFFDPDEDLRSLGTHMILDHISYAKELGLQHVYLGYWVDGSAKMDYKARFKPLEEWTSNGWQPLQNNSRR
- a CDS encoding SLC13 family permease, whose amino-acid sequence is MMQELLTSDWQMWVTMLIIGSMVILYSLDRFSMEMVSASAVIMLLVFFHFFPVEDDAGRNVLDSGILLSGFASPALFAIMGLLIIGQGMFQSGALEFPTRMLVNAYEKHSFLALAAVFVFVVLISAFLNNTPVVVMFIPIMAAIAAQSKMGTSRLMIPLSFMSIFGGMLTIIGSSTNLLAVEAFANVTGQRIDFFALFPIGIVLTIVGGIYLMTAGRWLLPDRTAQNVHGGESDGKQFIAQIEISRGHPLIGRGAVAGLFPDLPDVTVRMVQRREEAMLPPYDDFVFRLHDTVIIAATRKALTNLLRSKPDILAGVMSEIDIQEDNNAGGELTMVEAIVAPGSRMIGRTIAQIGFRYQTNCVILGIQRRSRMIRSQMHSIRLEAGDVLLLLGDIKDVRALRTDKDIVLLEWSMTGLPEPGRARRAAMIFSMVVGTAALGLFPIAISAFLGATLMVAAGCLNVRQASRAIDRRIFLLIGSALAMGISLEMTGGAAMIGGWLVSMAQVGGPILLISLFFILSAALTNVLSNNATAVLFTPIAVNAAVAAEIDPLILLLTVIFGANCSFATPVAYQTNLLVMAPGHYKFRDFLTIGIPLILILWVVYTIVAPIYFRMTGLL
- a CDS encoding flavin reductase family protein — protein: MKSDPADLKNTFARFVTGITIVSCQPEGQDVEPIGLTVNSFTSVSLNPPLVLWCIDKSSSVFDAFATSDNYAVTVLKSDQAALSGRFATPGQHGFEGLETETMVTGAPVLTERLAALDCRVEARHEAGDHMILIGRVVEIDYSDQAPLMYVGRSYMEGPVITEES